Within Populus trichocarpa isolate Nisqually-1 chromosome 6, P.trichocarpa_v4.1, whole genome shotgun sequence, the genomic segment TTCTAGATGTCTTTGAAGCTGGTTTAGCACCACAAATAGAGCCCCAACTTAAATCAAGTATGATATAGATTATATTTCTGGCATCCATATTCATGAtttctacttggatcagatatATACAAATCTTTCTGTTTCTTGGTTATCACATCCTTATTCATTAAGTCTTTTTGAAGATGTATTCATCTGCATTGTCATCGTCATCTATACGTGCTttagaattaaaagaattaaatgcaACCGaagataaatttgaaattaacaGAAAACAGATTATATAGACAGAAGTATTTTGGAAATGGCATGGAGTTTTTGTTACAAGGGATTGTAACATATGAGAAATGCATCTGGGACTAATTTCACAAAATATTACTTGAAAGATCATAAAAATGTCGACCAAACACCTACTTAGCTGTTGAAACGCCAAATGGGAATTTCAAGTTGCTTCCTTTGTAGATGAATCACTTAATGCCCATTTGAACAGAGTAGACTTTGTCCATTCTTAAGTTCGATATTTGGACTCCATTTACCATGTCATCTTTTGGGAGCCCATCCTTTTACTCTTCTTTCAGAAGTCAAATTGTCTTTTAGACCTGGCACTTATTATTCACAGGAGAGGACAagtatgttgtttttgtttctgggGTAAGTGTTGGAAGCAGCACATCAAATCCTCTCCAATTTCAGCTTCTTGTGGATCATATAACAGGACATCTGGGAGATGATCAGGTTTTtacagtttctttcttttttctacccccccccccccctcccaaaGGTTGTCCTGCTGCTTATCTTGCATACTTAAAATCCTTAAATGACCAGGAACAGGGTATTGCGGCAGAGATAGTTCATGTTGTGTTTGCAGGTAATTCAGTGGAAATTCCATCTGGTCTTCTAAATGGACAGGTAACGGTTTTATATCTTTTCTGTCTACTTTGTGCATGTTCAGTTCTGAAgttctccttttcaattcttgTCTCATCTTTTCATAAGATGCTCTGTGCTATTGTCTTTGTATTTTCTTACCTGTTTGAAATGGTGCAAAAGTGAAAGCTAGTGCTCTGCTTGGATGTTAGAAGTAGCTTCCCTGATGGTAGCGATGCTATTTTTGCAACATTGATTAAACCTGAATGAGATTTTAATGtctggaggagagagagagagagtatccTAACCAACtattataagaattaaaaacatgtaaataaTTTGCTTTATGGGCTCAAATATTTAATGggatatttttttgtcatgtctcctaaacaatgttttttcccTTGGTCATTTTGGCAGAATTTGGCTTCAAAGGATCAATCTAGGCTCTCTGAACCAGTTCAAGAGCTGGATATTTGGTTGACTCaggttgtttttgttattttgactAATAACTAACAACTTTTATTTACCTTTTGTTCTCCCATTTTGTCTTTTTTGGATCTGTTTGTCATGGTCTCATTGTTTAAAACCTCTGTTTAGATTGCTGCAGGTGTGTCTGTGGATATCATGCCAGGATCAAATGATCCAGCAAACTTTGCTTTACCTCAACAGGTTTGCCCTTTCttatctttttccttcttttgggAATTTATGTACATCCTCGCTTcaaattgaaagatttttttctctattcatttcttttcagcCTTTGAACAGATGCCTTTTTCCTGGATCAAGAGCTTATAACACTTTTAATTTGTGTACTAATCCTCATTGTTTTGAGCTTGATGGTGTCAGGTAAGAAATGAGTGCATAATTCAACAATGAATTGTGATAATTAGATGCATTTTGACAATTGTTTTTGGTCCGTTTCAGGTTTCTTGGAACATCAGGCCAGAACATTGATGATCTGAAAAAGTATTCGGAAGCAAGGGATGAGCTTGAATTTATGGAAAGGACATTAAAGTGGAGGCATCTGGCACCAACAGCACCTAACACACTCGGTAGAAGCACCTGCTATGATTTGgcaattcatttttcatttttcttatgttaGCTTGATTGTTTGAAAACTTAGATAATACTATATTCAAACAAAGAGAACAGGAATACATGCAATTAAAATTCTGATTTCTTCCATGAGCTCCTAGTTCAAGAATCCACTCTCATCAATGTCTTTCAGGTTGTTATCCTTTCACTGATAAGGATCCTTTTTTGATTGAGAGCTGTCCGCATGTTTACTTTGTTGGTAACCAAGATAAATATGGAACTCACATTTTAAACGGTATTGTCTCATAAACTCATACATAATAAATAAGGAAAAACAGATCTAATCTGTAGttgaattttcttcaatttacagttagatttaatgttgaattaaaTTGCAGGTTCAGAAGGGCAGTTGGTGAGACTTATTTCCGTTCCTAAATTCTGTGATACTGGAATTGCGGTTGTGGTAAGTTTTTGTATGTTATTATAATGCTCAAAGTTATTCAAGGATCGGAAACAACCATACCTGAACTTTATTATGCAAACTTTTAGCATGCATGATTACATGTGGATCCATGTCTTGCATTTTGTTCTTTTCCTGGGTTTGGAAGATATGTAATACCTCCTCTTTCTGATTTACTTatctttttgtttcatttgttttacaacaacaacaaagcctCCATTGCAAACCGGTTGTCGTCAGCATTGTGgatcttctgttttttcttttaggagAGGAAGTGAAAAACGcttatgttaaaattttaaaaaagagagaagataaCTCTATTGTCAGAAAGATGAAAGATAGAATCATTTAACCTACATTTTGGGATTGTTAAGttgctttatttttgtttactcAAATAAGTTTATCAGAAAGATGAAAGCAAGAGATGGATTTGGTGGGACAATAAGGAATGTTAAAATCATCAGCGTTACTTAGTTAATATTATTACACTGCTAATAACAATGTTAAAATGACTCTAGATTAGATACATGAAACTATATTACATTGTAGTTCTGCTTGAACACGGCCTCTGATTACCAATCCtcttaacattttaaattttggttcaTTCGTTTAGAGGGAAACTAACCAAAGAATGATAAGACAGGTTAATAGTTAGAAATGGGCACAAGAATGTAGTTTCATTACTCAAGTGTTGTGAGATAGGGAGCACAAAGTTTgcaccttttcttcttttctgtttctttctttgaactttttctttcaacaatgtTTGCCATTAACAGTAATTTTCATACGTTTTGCAGCTTAATCTGAGAAATCTGGAATGCCATACTCTCAGTTTTGGTGCTCAATTCAGCCCTTAAAAACGTTCTATGATGTATGATATCTGTATTATTGAAGGGACTAGAACTGCTAGGACGTTATCACTGCCTAATGCACTGTCTGAAGCCTGCCACCAGTAGATTAATTGGACAATACATAATCTCCATCAGAAGATGTGTATCTGCCAGCAGGTTTTCCAACTGCCTAGACGGTATTTCTTTCTTGCAGGATGTTTTGTAATTTTGGCGGACCTTCTTGTGAATTGTATGTAGGTCTTGTATATTTTGAAATGTAGTTCAACCTGTCTGAACTTAAAATTCCAGGACGCATTGCGGGACCAAAAAGGAATGGTGTAGGTATTGTCATTGTCTAAACTCTGTTGTTTTTCAGGGCAcaattgagcttcatgattatAGTTTTAGTTTCATAAATCTCCCTCTGTTGAGGTTGACTTGAGCTGCTTAGGTCTAGTTGAACATTATGACAACTTCTGTAGCCATGAATTCATAAAAGGCCCTCTATCATTCAACatgatgataataatcatttcacAAAATGGAACTAGCGGTCAATGAGCTCTTTCCTCTACTCAAAGCACTTCACCGATAAAGCGTTGTGTGCAAAGGCATTTTTATGGCAGTCTCATTTGCATGGAAATAGTCCATGAATCAACTTTAGTAGCATTCGATAAATCAATTGGGTGGCACAAAACAATTCCTGGTAAGCAAGCCCATCCTGTCAAATCCCAAATCATGGGCAGCCCGATTCTTATTACATGTTCCATTCCTtcctcaggaaaaaaaaaaaaaacccaaccttGCTACTGACAATTTTATCAGCAAGAACATGGGTGGCGCGCATTTCTAGTCGAAGGTGGAATTAATGTAAATCTTATCATTGTCATGCACCAATAAATCCCATGTCAATGCCAATTTATTGTCCCGTTAACCCCATTATTCCCTCCTCTAACGGCtatattttctatttcaattatTCAAATCATCCCTCTTTCTCAACGGTCCATTTCTCACATAACACCAAAGTCACTACCCTACAAAACCAGCTCCTCCATATATACACATTTCCCTGTCACCATAACATACCCCTCTTATCTCTCAATCACCCTCttcctgtctctctctctctctctctcttcaaaatgGTCACTGCTGATAAAAACTCTAGTAGTACTACAGTTCAACATGTAACCAAGAAATCTTCGGATGAGTTGCTGAGGAAATTTGCTGAAGAAATGAGTGATGATGATGCTAATGAGGCTAAGAAATTGGAGCTGGCAAGGGTgttaaaaaggagaaaaaggagGAAGACAAGAAGGGATTTCGAAAGTGGTAATTTATGCGAAAGTCCATCACATTATAAGTCGAGTTCCAGCTTAGTGGAGAGGAGGTCACTTCTTCCTCCGGTGACAAGGAAATCTGTATTGCTGAGGCAACTTGGGATCGGAAGGTTACAGCTCAAAGCGAGGGATACCAAGAGCAAGTCAATCCTGGCTTCCATTGAAAAGGTGAGGCGTTCTCTTACTATTCTCCAGTCATTCATCATTAGAGCAATATCTCATTAACTACTAATAGCGTTCtcgaaaatttaattatttttttttaattttttttcgagaCTTGTAAATTTTAATTCGTGTTGTTAGCTCGAATCTGaatccacatgtttttttttactaatcaaAACTTCTTACAATGCAGACATGGCGCAGGACTGTAGAAGGAGCCTCAAAAGTACTGTTGGAGAAGCATTACAATCGACACAGGCGTTTGATTAACGATATGATCTAGCTCGTGGTATATTTAAATAACAGTTATTTAAatatgatcttaaaaaaaaaaaaaacagagagaaaaggaggtttaatttttgttaatacaAACATCAAATTTacacatttcttttttactcATATTAATTTTCAAGCTTTAAGCTAAATTCCAAGTCGATCAATCttgcttgtatattttttcCTCTGGTTGTCTTCACTACAGCAACTACTGTGAGAATGTAATAATAAGCAGGCCAGATAATCAAGAAATCTTCCTACATCTTATATCTTTCTTGCCAATTGTATCAGTTACGGTCTGCAAAGCACTTCAAACCgtcatctttcaaatttaatgttaaaataatttttaaaaaataaaaaatactattttaatatatttttaaataaaaatattttaaaccatgaCCGCTATCACATTATATACTCCGACACCCTGAAAAAACAACAGAACAACACATGATCAGTGACTGCCACTAGGTTTTGAGggatatattttcatgtacgGTGAcactatcttcttttttttttattattatttgatgaaaTGGGTCTAGAATACATGGCGAAGGGGTCCAACGTCCATAATCGATGAAGTGCATCGAAACAACATATGTTATTAATCAATACATCAGCAGATCTTATACgttatcaaatcaaattgatGGGCCATGAAAAGATCACAAGATGCTAATTACACGATCTCAGCAATAATAGTCTTCGAAAGTTCATCTCTCTTTTTCACCACTTCTTACTTGATCCATTGGTTAGTTCTTTGCTCCGTTCACCTAAGTCATATATAATTCCTCACACAAGTCTAAGGCAAAGAGCATCGAGGAATCGCTGGTAGCTAGGCTAGATTAGACCTTATCACCTAAGTCTAAGGCAAGAGCATCGACAAATCGCTGGTAGCTAGACTAGATTAGACCTATAACATGGCTAGAGCCtacttttctattttgaaagtCACCACCACACCACACACCTAGACCTAGGagtatattttcaagcaaaaaagaaaaaaaaaaaaaccctttttcaTCTGATAATGTACAGTGAAGAAATCAACAATATCTTTTATTGCAATGATATTGTTGGCAACTCTTAGTTAGAAATAGATTGGAGGAGATTTGCAGGTAAGAAACCAAAATACAATGACAGTCATGTGATCCAAAAGAGCCGAATGTCACATGTCTCAAGTGTTTGCCCTAACCTTTAGATAATGGAAAAGAACTTGCCTCTACCTCACTCGCTTATCTTCCTCCCCTCTATTAATACGAACAGCAAAGTTGTAATTGCCATTCCACCTACTCAATCACACACGTCTTATATCAAGCCATTTCATTGGATTGGATGGTCAAGATTGCCTTGGCCATGCTGTGCGCTTGTctcccttcttcttctccacTTCCCAGGaccctttttcttatttgattatgTGAAATGCAGAGGCAGCCATAGGAGCCAAGAGAGACTTGGATTTTTACCATCTTGAACTGAAGAGAATATGTTACTTATTAACTAGCATAGAGCATCCTCACTCCCATCATCTAAATTGCTTGTTTGGTCCATAGCTTGCAAATGATTAAGGATCACAATGATGTATTAGGTGCTAAAACCCTACCAAAActagtttaataataatgatttgcTAGTGAATTTTATTGCCATAGATTTATAACATTTTTGCTTTTGTGGATTATTGTAATATATAGACAATCTAGATTATCTTCTTAGATTTAAATGGTGTTTcgttaaaatttaatgtttttttaaaattaattttttttatatttttgaattattttaatataatagtattaaaaataatttttaaaaataaaaaaattatattaatacatttctaaatattaaaaatccatCATATTCCCGTACAATTCAaccaaattgataagttttCACTCGATG encodes:
- the LOC7479528 gene encoding DNA polymerase delta small subunit isoform X3, whose product is MAAAATCFRFPAMTGMEIDIEKNIQRKRSTYQSLDETFDIQNETYRGQQYSQIYFARLHLMRTLLYSLVTHWKPHVPVCTVLGLEEGKECIIVGTLYKHMKLKPCVLDEYSKERSAVPLVKPHNFMHPDDHLVLEDESGRVKLGGTVLSPSKYVTGGVVALHGKETTAGDFLVLDVFEAGLAPQIEPQLKSREDKYVVFVSGVSVGSSTSNPLQFQLLVDHITGHLGDDQEQGIAAEIVHVVFAGNSVEIPSGLLNGQNLASKDQSRLSEPVQELDIWLTQIAAGVSVDIMPGSNDPANFALPQQPLNRCLFPGSRAYNTFNLCTNPHCFELDGVRFLGTSGQNIDDLKKYSEARDELEFMERTLKWRHLAPTAPNTLGSEGQLVRLISVPKFCDTGIAVVLNLRNLECHTLSFGAQFSP
- the LOC7479528 gene encoding DNA polymerase delta small subunit isoform X1, with amino-acid sequence MAAAATCFRFPAMTGMEIDIEKNIQRKRSTYQSLDETFDIQNETYRGQQYSQIYFARLHLMRTLLYSLVTHWKPHVPVCTVLGLEEGKECIIVGTLYKHMKLKPCVLDEYSKERSAVPLVKPHNFMHPDDHLVLEDESGRVKLGGTVLSPSKYVTGGVVALHGKETTAGDFLVLDVFEAGLAPQIEPQLKSREDKYVVFVSGVSVGSSTSNPLQFQLLVDHITGHLGDDQEQGIAAEIVHVVFAGNSVEIPSGLLNGQNLASKDQSRLSEPVQELDIWLTQIAAGVSVDIMPGSNDPANFALPQQPLNRCLFPGSRAYNTFNLCTNPHCFELDGVRFLGTSGQNIDDLKKYSEARDELEFMERTLKWRHLAPTAPNTLGCYPFTDKDPFLIESCPHVYFVGNQDKYGTHILNGSEGQLVRLISVPKFCDTGIAVVLNLRNLECHTLSFGAQFSP
- the LOC7479528 gene encoding DNA polymerase delta small subunit isoform X2; this translates as MAAAATCFRFPAMTGMEIDIEKNIQRKRSTYQSLDETFDIQNETYRGQQYSQIYFARLHLMRTLLYSLVTHWKPHVPVCTVLGLEEGKECIIVGTLYKHMKLKPCVLDEYSKERSAVPLVKPHNFMHPDDHLVLEDESGRVKLGGTVLSPSKYVTGGVVALHGKETTAGDFLVLDVFEAGLAPQIEPQLKSREDKYVVFVSGVSVGSSTSNPLQFQLLVDHITGHLGDDQGIAAEIVHVVFAGNSVEIPSGLLNGQNLASKDQSRLSEPVQELDIWLTQIAAGVSVDIMPGSNDPANFALPQQPLNRCLFPGSRAYNTFNLCTNPHCFELDGVRFLGTSGQNIDDLKKYSEARDELEFMERTLKWRHLAPTAPNTLGCYPFTDKDPFLIESCPHVYFVGNQDKYGTHILNGSEGQLVRLISVPKFCDTGIAVVLNLRNLECHTLSFGAQFSP
- the LOC7479527 gene encoding uncharacterized protein LOC7479527; protein product: MVTADKNSSSTTVQHVTKKSSDELLRKFAEEMSDDDANEAKKLELARVLKRRKRRKTRRDFESGNLCESPSHYKSSSSLVERRSLLPPVTRKSVLLRQLGIGRLQLKARDTKSKSILASIEKTWRRTVEGASKVLLEKHYNRHRRLINDMI